The sequence TAGCAACTGGCAAAAGCAAAACAAACCTTATTCCATAAGgaaaaagtactaaaatttaagaaaattttattttaagagaaaaggtattaaaatttattttaattgaaaaaaaatcccAAGGAAATAGTATCAGATTTAAGGAAAtcttattaaagaaataattcaatttcaaatcgATCTTGGGTCAGATGCAAAAATAATTACAGAAGAAAATAACAGCCCATCGGGGAGGCAAGGGGTAGTGTTAACTACACTGCACACTACTTAGTAATTTAGGGGATCCAAATTTTCTATATactaatataaagtcaaaattttatgtgtatataagtaattttttgatgaaagGTGTCCAACTGGACACCCTGAAACCTACGTGGCTCCGCCCCTGATTAGCCTCATCCCCTCTCCTCCTTATTAGTAGTAGTATTTACTATTTAGTAACCGTGTAGCTTCTTATaattccttattattttttgtttcatttactTTGTATCTTGCTATTACTTTGTATCTTGCTATTTGCTATTATGTTTTAAGTTGATTGTCTACCTTTTTTGAATTCCTCTCATAAAACTATAttgaatttattgtttttataattttattattgttgttacaaTGTCCCGCGCtaagaaattcattaaatttaaatgatCTCAATTTTAACCATTGTTTCGTGGTCTGatcaatattttaactttggTGTATCTTCTTTAACATTATAGAAATGTTTGTTTGGAGACAAATTTCCTCGaacttattataaaaataaagatagtaTTGAATTGATACGGTAAgagttaattaaatattttgttaattagtttagtttgaATAATAGCTTATTTtgagttatttaatttataattagattaattattttattttgttatgatTAAAACACTCGTGTTATTTAAATCTTTGGTAAATTCCTTAATTAACTCATTTTGACTATGTTTCAAATTGTATAATGCAATTAAccatttaaaaagggaaaactttcacatatagccactcaaAAATAACTTAGTTACTCTCCATAACTAtagtttcataattataattcgtAGCTATATGTTACATGAAGGAGAGACGCGAGcaagactgggagagagaggagagaggcgagagagaggggaaaagaaagggagaaggtgaattgtatatgtatatcggttagataaatgtatattatacatatgcatttgtatatatggcaagcgagagtgggagagggaggagagacgagcgagattgggagagggaggagaaagCGAGCGAGAgggggcagagagtgggagagaagtaaattgtatatgtatataattgtacattattcatatacatttgtatatagggtaagcgagattgggagagggaggagagaggcaagaaaaagagtgggagagaggtgaattgtatatgtatatatgttgtatattatacatatgcatttgtatattcTAGTGAATTATACACATACaaatgtgactaattatacaagcTCAAAATCAACCTACGTAATTAATGTACAATGTTAGTCgagagtggtaattatagcaaactatagctatgattagtaattaaatagtataagtttgctttgttgcgtaatttttcctttaaaaaataagataagaaTGCAAAAATCAAAAAGACCGATGTTTTCATTCCAACCCTAACAGACTGATTCCGTTTTTTCTCGTCCGACGCGCGAATTACAACACCAAGAGGAATTCAAATTTCTACCTGTTAGATATGTACTCAATTGactcaatttctttactcatttttgagttttttagtTAATATCCTTCTTTTCTTTGTCCTCTTTCACACTAcaactttgaaaacttgaatttcttgaacAATTAATATGGTCTTCTATTATTGTTAACTTACTTATCATgaaaaaattgactttaaatTACTCAGTTCTTAAGGGATTGTAGTATAGAACAGCAACCATCAAGATCTGATTGCTTCAAGGACTAGTTATACATAATTATGGTATATGGTTGTTATGTTATAACTCGTAATTACTAAAAGATTGAGATTAGATTTTAAGTCTAAGAATTAGTTGTATTAAATTTCTCCTTCATTACTAAAACAAGGTTGCTTACTTCCTTCGGGGTAGGGGAGGCCTCGAGGTCCGAGGGCATGGGAGGACACGGCGCCTCGAGGTTCGGGGGTGGGGGACTCGACAATTTACTCACTAATCTTTCAATGTGTTGAGCTCTTTGTACTTAAGATTGCTAAaagaatgaaaggaaaaataatagaGCTTTATAAGAAGGTTTGGTATCGTTTGGAAGATTGCTTACAACTTGAGTGATGATTTTTCAAATGGGAAGCCCTCTATTAATACTACTTCCTAGGAGCCtttatgtaaataatatttacaatacaAGTCCCTTTATATTTACACTTTGGTCACATTCTAGAATTCTCTACatgttctagagaattctatagtgttcttgaaaatatatatatggttCTAGAGTTCTCCATAAGCCTCTCCACAACTCTAGAATCTTCCTCCCATATTTGAATGCAAAACTCGACTGACAAAGTGGTGGAATATGACAAGTAGCTTTATTGCATAAAGATGGGTCTATCTTTATCTTTTAGATAGAAAATGAAATTACTATTGttgtttacaaaaattaaaagataaaaccttttagaaatatttaataagGAGAATGTTTATCCTACAATAATAGTGATGCcgaaagaaagagagaaataagaCAAACTCTTAACAACATATTCTATTTATTGAGATTCTTTGGTTTATGTTCCTCCGGCCAAAGTTAATTGTCGGCactagttaaaatatataaaaccaatataataattatgtatattatatatttatatttaatgattACTGAGTTGATTTTGTCGCTTATGACTTGTCTAGtatgattatatttattgtgTGGTTTACAGGCTATTACATAATGAGAATTTTTTCAATGTGCGCAAGGTTCTCACCAAAGGATAGAAATTGTAGCAAAGATTATAGTAGTTACGTGAAATTCtggatttatatattttataaaatagatCAGATATATTGAACTATAATTAtatctttattttcataaataatgatattgtatccattttcaataatttcacAAACTAGATCGTAGGAGCCGCACATTAtcttaaatttatgtattttttataaaacaGATTAACCAAAAATGTTGAACTATTATcatctctttattttcatgaaaagtgaTATAAACTCATTTGGGGGCTGATTTTTCGAGGTCCTAGGGGTGGGGAGAGGCCTTGGGGCACGGCGTTTTGAGGTCTAGGCGGTGTGCATAGGGCCTTTGGGAACGACACCTCAAGGTTAGGGGGATGGGGATGAGTCCTTGGGGCACGGCGCCTCGAGGTCCGAAAGGTGGGGTAGGGCCTCCGGGCACGACACCTCAAGGTCCTGGGGTGGGGTGGGGCCTCGAGGTAGGGTTCCTCAAGGTTCGGGAGTGGGGGAAGGGCCTCGGGCACGACGCCTCAAAGTCCGGGGGTGGGGAAAGGACCTCGGGGNNNNNNNNNNNNNNNNNNNNNNNNNNNNNNNNNNNNNNNNNNNNNNNNNNNNNNNNNNNNNNNNNNNNNNNNNNNNNNNNNNNNNNNNNNNNNNNNNNNNNNNNNNNNNNNNNNNNNNNNNNNNNNNNNNNNNNNNNNNNNNNNNNNNNNNNNNNNNNNNNNNNNNNNNNNNNNNNNNNNNNNNNNNNNNNNNNNNNNNNNNNNNNNNNNNNNNNNNNNNNNNNNNNNNNNNNNNNNNNNNNNNNNNNNNNNNNNNNNNNNNNNNNNNNNNNNNNNNNNNNNNNNNNNNNNNNNNNNNNNNNNNNNNNNNNNNNNNNNNNNNNNNNNNNNNNNNNNNNNNNNNNNNNNNNNNNNNNNNNNNNNNNNNNNNNNNNNNNNNNNNNNNNNNNNNNNNNNNNNNNNNNNNNNNNNNNNNNNNNNNNNNNNNNNNNNNNNNNNNNNNNNNNNNNNNNNNNNNNNNNNNNNNNNNNNNNNNNNNNNNNNNNNNNNNNNNNNNNNNNNNNNNNNNNNNNNNNNNNNNNNNNNNNNNNNNNNNNNNNNNNNNNNNNNNNNNNNNNNNNNNNNNNNNNNNNNNNNNNNNNNNNNNNNNNNNNNNNNNNNNNNNNNNNNNNNNNNNNNNNNNNNNNNNNNNNNNNNNNNNNCCTCGGGGCACGGCGCCTCGAGGTCTGGGGTGGGGGAGGGTCTTGGGACATGACGCCTCAACGTCTTGGGTGGGGGAGGGCCTGGGGGCAAGGTACCTCGAGGTCCAGGGGTGGGGGAAGGACCTCGGGGCACGACGCTTTGAGATCTGGGGTGGGGAAGGTCTTGGGGAACAACACCGCAAGGTCTAAGCGGTGGGGGAGAGCCTGGGGCACGACGCCTCGAGGTCCAAGGAGTGGAGAGGAGGGCCTTAGGGCATGGCCCATCGAGGTCTGAGGGTGGGAGATAAAAGGCCCCGGGGCATGGCGCCTCAAGGTCCTAGGGGTGGGGGTGGACCTCAAGGCACAACGCCTTGAGGATCGAGAGTGGGGACATGGGGCCTAGGGCACAACGCCTTAAGGTTCAAGCGGGTGGGGGTAGGTCCTAAGAGCACGACGCCTCAAGGTTTAGAGGGTGGGGCCTCGGGACACGACGCATCAAGGTCTGGGGGTAGAAGTGGGGCCTTGGGGAACGGTGCCTCGAGGTCCAAGGTAAAGGCCTCGTGGTACGGCGCCTCCAGGTCTTGGGGGTGGGGGGAAGGCCTCGAGGCATAGAGCCTCAAGGTCTTATGAGTGGGGGAGCAGTCCTCGGGGCACGACGCCTCGAGGTCTTGGGGGTGGGGGAAGGCTTCGGGCCATGGCGCCTCGAGGTCCGGGGGTGGAAGGGCCTTAGGGCATGGCACCTCAAGGTACGAAGGTGTGACGGGGCCTCGAGGCACGGTGCCTCAAGGTACAGGGGGTTAAAGGGCCTTGGGGCAAGGTGTTTCAAGGTACGAAGGGGTGGGGGCCTCGGGGCACGGCGCCTCGAGGGGGTGGTGGTGCCTCGAGGTCTATAGGGGTGGGATGGGCCTTGGGACATGGCGGCTCGAGGTCCGTGGGGTAGGAGTGGCCTCGATGCTTGGCTTCTTATGTTCCGTGGGGGTGGGGGGTTCTCAAGGCACGGCGCCTCGAGGTCCGAGGGGTTAGAGGGAGGGGGGGCTTAAGTAGCCTATATAAAACTTTAGCATTCTCTGGAGATAGTATTCTCCTTCTATATTTCCTACATAAAGTTCATAATAATTACAGAAAAAGTTTTACCCAATATCGACCCTTGATAGAAATTTCAACTAAGTTTCGTCAATTACACCAACATCGGATATCACACCCATCTCACTTAGCTACTTCGATGACcaacatatattaaaaattgcCTCTTCATTATTTAACTAGAGCTTTAGTTCACCGTTCTTTATATAAAAGCTTTTTTAGTGGCTAAGAATGGTTGGCTCAATATGATTGGACTTGAAAGTCCACCTCACAGTTTAGAATCACAAAATCTACAAAAATATGAAGGTCTCCACCTTTAATGGCACATCATACATAATTGTTATTGAACGCTTCACGGTGTGAATTGCCATCAATATATGCATTATAGCTGGTTTAGGAGATCCCAAGCCCAACTCTGTCAACATAGCAAGCGTCGTTAAGTTTATACAAGCTCTCAAATCACATATTGCCTTAACAAAGTTGAATTTCGTTATAGTACATGAAATAGTAAATGCCCTAAATCTTCTTTCTTCGCAATAAGAGAACGAGATGAAATTGTACTAAACTGGTGGAGATTATCAATTGGCTCAAAGCTCACACTTGTCTTCCTTGTCACTTTTAACATATcaagaaaagaatatttttttttctgtgtTTTACCGtcaacattaaatatttatttttcaaatcattttcaaaacatcatttaacaaaGGATAAGAGGATAGTGTGGTataatacttaattttttttcttaatgggGATCCCAAATCAAACTGTGACAGTGAAGGGAGGGAGTAATTGatagaatttcaaaattaatttactcATTGAAAAGGTTCTATctttttttcaaacattaactttttaaataaattgagggtataatagattttaaaaatatattttttttatttttatttgtcaagagAAACAAGTAAAAAGGGACAAGTTAAAAGTCAAAATTGGACAAGTAAAAGATGAAAGGAGGTAGTATGAACGAATGAGAGGAGTGAGTACTTCAATGCATGAGTTTTTGTTGCAAATTTTTTATGGTGATTAGTAAAACAAGTTTCTCAgcatttttttaacaaatcttGAATACTCTGAATAGTACATTTGtaattttcatgttcatataATAACGAAAGCAAAACTTCCATTGATGAGCATAATGCAGAAGCACAGTCGAAGTTGCCAATCAAAGAAATTACTGGCGTCTCTTTATCGATGTGAGGAAGGGTTTTTTGAACTACCTATTTAGTTCAGTGCACTGCAATACGATATGAACGGGGAGCAATCAAGACTAGAAGTCTGCAATTATACTCGAGCGATACACAGTGAATGACCATGCAGCTAGATGATCTGTAAGACCATGATAAGAATTAAGACTGCTTGATCCTAGCTGACAAACCATAGATTGCAGCTAGATGATTTTTGCATGATTTAGGATCAATGGATGTTACTGGCATGAATTTAGTTTATACATCATTTAGGTGTGTCAGCTGAGTAACTCTTAGCAAATGTTGCAAATCGTTCCAACCCTTGTGTCAGCAGGTTTTCAGTAAATGGTTTCAATGCCTGGATAATATTTGAAAaggtgaaaaaatatattataaagtgAAGCTTGAAAATCAGAGTCTCTGCTATCATAATAAATCTGCAATCTCATTGTTTGAAAAGATCTCATGCCtaagattttaaaacaaatgtgAATAATATAGGAGTTAAGAGTGCTTACTGATGCCACTGGAACCAACAGTTGAGGCACTTCATACGAAAATGTAAGCTGAAAAAAAGGAGAAGCACTTGTCAATTTTGAGCCGCAAAGACCAAAAGGATATAGCTATTTCTGTCAACACATTCTCAATTGTATGGTTGCCTATAAGAAACTACGAGAAGAAAAGGTGCAAACATTTATTACCCCTTCCTGGATAGGATCTTCCAAGATTATCCCATCCATAAGTATTTGTTGTAACAATAGTTGATGTCTAAAGGAAAAGGACAAAGTTATGtttcaaaaagtaaaattcTCACTTCTATGATGCAGGATGATGGGCCTTTGGGGAAAAACCGCACAGCTCCCCTGCAATTTGAATAAGGAATTCATCATAAAACTGTTGATTTGTTCCAAAATAGTGAGAATAAATGTATCTTTTGTTCATAGGATTGATCAGAAAACATTATGTTTCAAGCTATTTTGTAGTTGCCAACTGTCTTACTGAGATTTAGACCAGAAATATTCTGCCACCAGTCCCAAAGCAACATGGTTTTATTATCTATGGCCTATTTGTCTGGTGGAAGAAAAAACTCTTTATGACTTCCAGTTCAATGATACAGTCCACAGTTATATGTTCTGTTTAGTATTAACCAAAAGGAAACTAGGTTTTACACTACCTGTTAGGAAGTCCCTCCAGAGATCTCCAGTGGATCTTCTGATTTGGCGTAGGCTGTAAAACAGATTAAAACATTGAGAAGCTGAGGTTTAGGATCAAAGAAACATAATGAGGGAAGTGCTTAACTAAAGGGGCATTTTACCTGCATATTTCGAGCGAGCCATGAATATTCAATGTTCTGCCCGAAAGCTTGATACTTCAGCGACCATCTTGATAAGTCAGGCTTATCCTCCAAAATCTGGCAAGAGAGTCTAACATCAAGTTCCCTTGGAATGAAATTAAGTTTGTGAGATGAGCTGTGTAATGGATGTCTGAAATAATCAAGAACAAGAGCGTCGACCCTTAATTGTCAATACATCTGCATTCGACTTCAATTGTTTCTTGTGAGTGGTTCCTTTATATCCAATATGCAAATCAAAAATCTAACAGTGATACTCACAAAGTGAAGCACGAATTGGGACAGATCAATAGATAGTCGAGATGACAAAGAGAAGTAATCCAGGATGCAAGACACAGCATACTACCCAGCAATATGGGCAAAATACTTAATAACATCCTGGGAAGAAATTGTAAAGAGAGAAGGTAATATTTCCTCCATTAAATTTATACGACACTCTTCCCATTTTAGAAGTCACCAATATGTGTAACATCATTCCCCCAATGATATTCAAGAATTTTGACTCATTTCACTTAATTTTAGACTTCAACCTATTAACATTTCCATTCATTActcttaatattttctttctcgACTACTAGTTTGCTACCGGTACTTAAATTTTGCATCCAGTCAAACAAGGTCTTATAAAATGAGCAATGAAGTAATACTGAAATGCATCAATCAAGAAAAACAGCCAATAACACCATATCTAAACCAAAGAGAAGGTAATAAAATTGAGTACATATGGAATGACTCTCGGGTAAGCATAAATGCAGAGATAATAACATGGCATTGCATACCTTTACAGTTGAAATAAAAGGCATCCATTCAGGAATGGCCTCACGATCAGAATAACACTTATAAGCAACTGAAATGGGCACATCTACTTCCTTTTTGATCCTGagttcatcataattcaaaatttctcACAGTTAGATTGCAAATAGACCAAAATAGAACCCAACCACCACATATTTGGCAAGTAAAACCAAAATCACAGCTCTAAACAAGTAATTAGATGTAAAAGAAGATGTTAACTTACGTGCAATCTTGCCATTCCATGACAAGAGAGAGCGGCCTGATCCTCATGGGAGAAGGATAAGAGATCCTTCGAGAGGATCTAGAGATGCTGCAGTTGAGTCGGTATTCGCCGATAAAAGAGGAGGAGGATGCATTAGTTGACTTTCTTCTGCCATTTAGCGAAACAATGAGCTGATGATTGTGATTTAGGTTGAGTATGTGGGAGGCAGAAGAAGAAGTTGCAGCTGCGGACATGGTTACTGGAGAAGGTACGACGACGGCTGCAGACATTTGGAGGAGAGTGGAGGACGAAAAGATAGGCATGCCATATGGCAATTAGGCCACCATGGATTCAACGTTTTTTATATTCTAgtcttgttatatttttttatcaaagaaCTGAATAAAAAGATAGCTTGtctttaatgattattgtagaAATgcactttaaaaataaaaaaaatatccgaaaaacaatattattaattCCCTTGCTTCCGAAGGTAATCTAAtctaacaataaataatatgcTATCATGTGGCTTCAAAGTTTGAGTAGGCATATTACTCATTTTATTAATGTACATAATGAACATTTGGTACTTTTTGCTCCTTGTAATAACTAGATTGCAACAGGCCTATTCCTTGTTGATGGTGCTAGCGACATGGATTTTAACTAGGATGACGGACTGCAGAATCAATGTGTAATAACAATTTACATTGACAATGTAACCTTCCTCTTTGAGCTCATGAGTTATTATGCCCTATATATTTGCACATCGCTCGACTATAAGCATGCTAGTAGTTGAATCAGCTGAAATAGGTACACCTACAACGTCTATGTAAAGGCCTAAGCATACGAAGTTGCCCAgtcaaagaaaatattgatgTCTCTGTATCCATGTGAGGAAGGATTTCTTGGCTACCTATTGAGTTCAGTGCACAGCAATATGATATGAATGAGGAGAAGTCTGCAATTTTAGTCGAGCAATAAACTGAATGACCATGCAGCTAGATGATCAGTAAGACCATGATAAGAATTAAGACTGCTTGTCCTAGCTGACAAGCCATAGATTGCAACCAGAAGATTATTGCAAAGATTATTGCAAGCTATACAACCAATGGATGTTAATGGCATGAATTTAGTTTATACATCATTTAGGTGTGTCAGCTGAGTAGCTCCTAGCAAATGTTGCAAAGCGTTCCAATCCTTGCGACAGCAGGTTTTCAAGAAATGGTTTCAATGCCTGAACAATAGATGAAAAAAGTGAATGTATTGTAAAGTGAAACTTGAACATTATACTCTGCTATCATAATAAAACTGCAATCTCATTACTTGAGATGATTTTATACCCAAGCAAGGTTGAGAGGATTgcatatatttaaaaactaatgTGAACTACAGTTTCTAATATAGGAGTTAAGAGTGCTTACTGATGCCACTGGAACCAAAAGTTGAGGCACTTCATATGAAACTGTTAGCTGAAAAAAGGAGAAGCACTAGTCAATTTTGAGCAGTCAAAGACCAAAACAATATAGCAATTTCTGTCAAAAGGTGCAACACATTTTTCTGCCTCTTCCTCTATATGGATATCCCATAAGTATTTGTTGTAGAAATTAATGCTTAATAAAGATCAGTCAAAGTCTAAAGGAAAAGGACCAAGTTATCCTTCAGGCTTCAAGTAAAGTTCTCACTTCTATGATACAGGATGATGGGCCTTTGGTAAAAAATCGCACAGCTCCCCTGCAATTTGAATAAAAGAATCATCATTAAACTGATGACCAGTTTCAATATACTGAGAATTAATGATCTTTCGTTCAAAGAAATATAGAATTGATCAGAAaacattataattcaaataactGTTTAACACTTTGCAGTATAATGATACAGTTCACAGTAATATGTTCTATTTAGAATCAACCAAAAATTAACTAATATGCACATTACCTGTTGGGTAGTCCCTCCAGAGATCTCCAGTGGATCTTCTGGTTTGGCGTAGGCTGTAAAACATCAATAAAAACTGAGCAACTGATGTTTAGGAACAAAGGAACATAACCAGGGAAGAGCTTACTGAAGGGAGATTTTACCTGCATATTTCGAGCAAGCCATGAATATTCAATATTCTGCCCGAAAGCATTATACTTCAGTGACCATCTTGATAGGTCAGGCTTATCCTCCAAAATCTGGCAAGAGAGTCTAACATCAAGTTCCCTTAGAATGAGATTCAGAAGATGAGCTGAGCTGTGTAATGGGTGTTTGAAATAATCAAGAACTAGAATTTAGACCCCTAATTCTCAATACATCGAAGAACTAGAATTCAGACCCCTAATTCTCAATACATCTGCATTCGACTTCAACTGTTTTGGGTGAGTGCTTTCTTCATATACAAAGTGCAAATCAAAACCAATGATACTCATTAAGTGAAGCATGGAATGAGACTGATGAAGAGATAGCCAAGAAGTAATTAAGGATGCAGGGTAACATCCTGGGAGGAAATTGTAAAGAGAAACGTTAGTATTTCCTCCGTTCAATCTATATGCAACTCTTTCCATTTAAAATCCCCAAAATGTGTAACATCATTCCCCTAATAACATTCAAGAATGTCAATTCATTTGTTTTAGACTTAAAATTTTTCTCTAGCAGAGTCATTTCTAACAGTATACTTCAACACTTCCGACCATTAGTTTAACTTTTTCTTCCCCGACAACTAGTTTACTAGtgatatataaattttgcaTCCAGTCCAACAAGGTCATAAAAAATGAGCGATGGAGTAATACTGAGATGCATCATTCCGAAAAAGCAGTCAATCAGACCATTCAAACAGTTATGCAATCTTAACAGTTTATGTGCAAAGAAAAGGTAATATACTTATAATTGAGAACATTTGAAAGCTTAAAAGCTCGAACGCGCAGATAACATGTCATTGCATACCTTTACAGTTGAAATAAACGGCATCCATTCAGGAATGGCCTCACGATCAGAATAGCACTTATAAGCAACAGAAATGGGCACATCTACTTCCATTTTAACTCTGAATTCATCAAAAATCGAAGATTCTCACAATTAGATTACAAATAGCACTCAATAAACACATATTTGGCAAGTAAATcacaaaatcaaacaaaaaaactcAGCGGTAAACAAGTAATTGGATATAAAAGAAGATGCTAACGTACGTGACATCTTGCCATTCCATGACAGGAGAGAGCGGTCTAATCCTGATGGAAGAAGGATAAGAGATCCTCCGAGAGGATCTAGAAATGCTGGAGTTGAATCGGTATGTGctgaagaaggaggaggaggatgcACTAATTGACTTTCTTCTGCCATGAAGCGAAACAATGAGCTGCTTGTGATTGAGTCTGAGTATGTGAGCGGAGGAGGAGGCGGAAGCAGAAGTTGCAGCGGCGGACATGGTAGTTGAAGCAGGAATGGCGGTAGTTGCAGACATTTGGCGGAGAGCGAAGGACGAAAAGATAGGCAGCCACGCCACTGGATGTGTGATTTGGGCCACCACtggattcaatttttttatttaattaattatttttagtcaatCGGATATTTTCTTCTTTCGTTTCACAAATGTGacgttcttttctttttgaaagtATTATGCATTCAAAATTGTGTATAtactaaaagaaatatttatctaCATGAAGCAATCAATTCTACCTTTTTCACATGGATAGCTTTGTATCgat comes from Solanum pennellii chromosome 1, SPENNV200 and encodes:
- the LOC107007955 gene encoding uncharacterized protein LOC107007955, whose protein sequence is MSATTAIPASTTMSAAATSASASSSAHILRLNHKQLIVSLHGRRKSISASSSSFFSTYRFNSSISRSSRRISYPSSIRIRPLSPVMEWQDVTVKMEVDVPISVAYKCYSDREAIPEWMPFISTVKILEDKPDLSRWSLKYNAFGQNIEYSWLARNMQPTPNQKIHWRSLEGLPNRGAVRFFTKGPSSCIIELTVSYEVPQLLVPVASALKPFLENLLSQGLERFATFARSYSADTPK
- the LOC107007954 gene encoding uncharacterized protein LOC107007954; its protein translation is MPIFSSSTLLQMSAAVVVPSPVTMSAAATSSSASHILNLNHNHQLIVSLNGRRKSTNASSSSFIGEYRLNCSISRSSRRISYPSPMRIRPLSLVMEWQDCTIKKEVDVPISVAYKCYSDREAIPEWMPFISTVKILEDKPDLSRWSLKYQAFGQNIEYSWLARNMQPTPNQKIHWRSLEGLPNRGAVRFFPKGPSSCIIELTFSYEVPQLLVPVASALKPFTENLLTQGLERFATFAKSYSADTPK